Proteins from one Mus pahari chromosome 18, PAHARI_EIJ_v1.1, whole genome shotgun sequence genomic window:
- the LOC110335903 gene encoding LOW QUALITY PROTEIN: olfactory receptor 14J1-like (The sequence of the model RefSeq protein was modified relative to this genomic sequence to represent the inferred CDS: inserted 1 base in 1 codon), whose product MTARNITTMSGFLLMGFSDNHELQILQALLFLVTYLLGSAGNFIIITITTLDPQLQSPMYYFLKQLSILDLSSLSVTVPQYVDSSLARSGYISYGQCMLQIFFFTGLAWSEMAILTVMSYDRYVAICLPLHYEFIMSPRKCTWAVAAVWLSGGISGTLYTASILSERFCGEKIIHQFFCDIPQLLKISCSNDYFGVLEVSTFMAVMAFACFVGIAFSYGQIFSTVLRMPSAEGRSKVFSTCLPHLFVVSFFLSTGSCAYLKTTSDSPTALDLMLSIFYTVLPPTLNPVIYSLRNESLKRALKKLLLSEEFIRKXYICSVFSAC is encoded by the exons ATGACTGCAAGAAACATAACCACAATGAGTGGATTCCTCCTCATGGGGTTCTCTGACAACCATGAGCTACAGATCTTACAAGCTTTGCTCTTCTTGGTGACATACCTATTGGGCTCAGCAGGGAActtcatcattatcaccatcacaaCACTGGACCCACAGCTCCAGTCTCCAATGTATTACTTTCTCAAGCAACTTTCCATTCTGGATCTCTCATCCCTCTCTGTCACAGTTCCCCAGTATGTTGACAGTTCCCTGGCACGAAGTGGCTACATTTCATATGGACAGTGCATGctgcagatttttttcttcacaggtTTGGCCTGGAGTGAGATGGCCATTCTCACAGTGATGTCttatgatcgctatgtggccatctgcctcCCATTGCATTATGAGTTCATCATGAGTCCCAGAAAGTGCACTTGGGCTGTGGCTGCTGTGTGGCTAAGTGGAGGTATCTCAGGAACACTATACACAGCAAGTATACTCTCTGAAAGATTCTGTGGGGAAAAAATAATTCACCAGTTCTTCTGTGATATCCCCCAGTTGCTCAAGATCTCCTGCTCTAATGATTACTTTGGAGTACTGGAAGTGTCTACATTCATGGCTGTAATGGCCTTTGCCTGCTTTGTGGGGATTGCCTTCTCCTATGGCCAGATATTCTCTACAGTTCTCAGGATGCCCTCTGCTGAAGGAAGATCTAAGGTCTTCTCTACCTGTCTGCCCCATCtctttgttgtttcattttttctctcAACAGGCAGTTGTGCCTATCTAAAGACAACCTCAGACTCACCAACTGCTTTAGACCTCATGCTTTCTATTTTTTACACAGTTCTACCCCCAACCCTAAACCCTGTTATCTATAGTCTGAGAAATGAGTCCTTGAAAAGAGCTCTAAAGAAGTTACTTCTAAGTGAAGAATTCattagga aatatatttgttctgtttttagtgCCTGCTAA